One segment of Ureibacillus thermophilus DNA contains the following:
- a CDS encoding YlbF family regulator, with translation MSNFMETIQQVEASISQTEEFQQLKGAVEVVRNDDEARTIFTQFRNAQLKLQQMQMQGEELQEEEYFYFQKVLQLAEQNLKIKALFDAEMALSRLIDDLNRSLIRPIQSIYEGL, from the coding sequence ATGAGCAATTTTATGGAAACCATCCAACAGGTAGAAGCTTCCATTAGCCAAACGGAAGAATTTCAACAGTTAAAAGGAGCGGTTGAAGTCGTTCGCAATGATGATGAAGCAAGAACGATTTTCACACAATTCCGCAATGCACAATTGAAATTGCAGCAAATGCAGATGCAAGGGGAAGAATTGCAGGAAGAGGAATACTTCTACTTCCAAAAAGTTCTTCAACTAGCAGAACAAAATCTGAAAATTAAAGCGTTGTTTGATGCAGAAATGGCATTAAGCCGCTTGATTGACGATTTGAATCGTTCATTGATTAGACCGATTCAATCTATTTATGAAGGACTCTAA
- a CDS encoding coproporphyrinogen III oxidase produces the protein MKKILVHERFKEDWIQVLTHIANLFFEDSKLCESIDNPDLSVHFQYKIENNVYSTACQLEVDGKTYVCTYSKEYDTDGTEREQNIRMKRALSHVLLDVLEQYTGIKQQWGILTGIRPTKLYHKFRKEGLSRDEIRAVLKKDFRVSDEKISLLESIVERQLATIPDLDEIGNEVSIYIGVPFCPTKCAYCTFPAYAIAPNRKTGRVATFLDALHIEMREIGKWLKENNMKVTSVYWGGGTPTSIEAEEMDALYQTMYESFPNPENIREITVEAGRPDTITLEKLEVLKKWGIDRISVNPQSYTDETLKAIGRHHSVQETIDKFWLARNSGMNNINMDLIIGLPNEGIEEFQHSLDETEKIMPESLTVHTLSFKRASEMTRNKEKYKVADRATVSRMMEMAQEWTRENGYHPYYLYRQKNILGNLENVGYSKPGDESIYNIVIMEEVQTIIGIGCGAASKFVNPETGAITQYYNPKEPFQYIASFEGAIEKKIEMLDQLYGVELKK, from the coding sequence ATGAAAAAAATTTTAGTTCACGAACGTTTCAAAGAAGATTGGATTCAGGTTTTAACCCATATCGCCAATTTATTTTTTGAAGATAGTAAACTATGTGAATCGATAGATAATCCTGATTTATCTGTTCATTTTCAATATAAAATAGAAAACAACGTCTATTCCACTGCATGCCAATTAGAAGTGGACGGAAAAACTTATGTCTGCACTTATTCAAAAGAATACGACACTGATGGAACGGAACGGGAGCAAAATATACGCATGAAGCGGGCATTGTCCCATGTACTGTTGGACGTATTGGAACAATATACAGGCATCAAGCAGCAATGGGGCATTTTAACCGGCATCCGTCCCACAAAGCTTTATCATAAATTCAGAAAAGAGGGGCTATCCCGCGATGAAATACGTGCAGTTTTGAAAAAAGATTTCCGCGTATCCGATGAGAAAATTTCTTTATTGGAATCAATTGTAGAGAGGCAACTTGCCACCATTCCTGATTTAGATGAAATTGGGAATGAAGTGTCCATCTATATCGGAGTTCCTTTCTGCCCAACAAAATGCGCTTACTGCACGTTCCCTGCTTATGCCATCGCGCCGAACCGAAAAACGGGTAGGGTGGCAACTTTCCTTGATGCATTGCATATTGAGATGAGGGAAATTGGAAAATGGCTGAAGGAAAATAATATGAAAGTGACTTCGGTTTATTGGGGGGGAGGTACACCGACATCCATTGAAGCAGAGGAGATGGATGCCCTTTATCAAACGATGTATGAATCCTTCCCGAATCCGGAAAACATCCGGGAAATAACGGTGGAAGCCGGCCGTCCAGATACGATTACGTTGGAGAAACTCGAAGTGCTGAAAAAATGGGGAATTGACCGCATTTCTGTGAATCCGCAAAGTTATACGGATGAAACATTGAAAGCAATTGGCCGCCATCATTCTGTGCAGGAGACCATTGATAAGTTTTGGCTGGCCCGGAATTCAGGCATGAACAATATCAATATGGATTTAATTATCGGGTTGCCGAATGAAGGAATTGAAGAATTCCAGCATTCGTTGGATGAGACGGAAAAAATAATGCCGGAATCATTGACGGTGCATACACTGTCTTTCAAACGGGCATCGGAAATGACAAGAAATAAGGAAAAGTATAAGGTGGCTGATCGGGCAACAGTGTCACGGATGATGGAGATGGCTCAGGAGTGGACTCGCGAGAATGGCTACCATCCGTATTATTTGTACCGCCAAAAAAATATTTTAGGGAATTTGGAAAATGTGGGGTATTCAAAGCCTGGTGACGAAAGCATCTACAATATCGTGATAATGGAAGAAGTGCAGACGATCATAGGAATCGGATGCGGCGCCGCTTCCAAATTCGTTAATCCGGAAACCGGAGCAATTACCCAATACTACAATCCAAAAGAACCTTTCCAATATATTGCTTCTTTTGAAGGGGCTATCGAGAAAAAAATTGAGATGTTGGATCAGTTGTATGGGGTGGAATTGAAAAAATAA